Within Topomyia yanbarensis strain Yona2022 chromosome 2, ASM3024719v1, whole genome shotgun sequence, the genomic segment CGCACGACCGCTTCCCCACAGACCGGGACTTAGAGAAAATTCGAATCAGTGGAATTCAAATATAACTATTTGTGTATATATTGTAAATAAATATTATGTTGTAGAAAAGAGACTTTTAGTGTTGCGCGGGCTAAAAGTGATTGCAGAAGGCGGAAAAGAACGCCCTTTTGCTGGCCTGTGCGGGGCCAGCCAAGTTTATTTCATTTCGGGTGCTGTTCGTCCGCCCTGTGTTTCACTGCTTTTCTCGGGCTTGAGTATCGGCCAGATCCCGGCGTAAACAGTCacattcgaaataaaaaaggaaaaaaatctatttttctatttttctatttttctatttttctatttttctatttttctatttttctatttttctatttttctatttttctatttttctatttttctatttttctatttttctatttttctatttttctatttttctatttttctatttttctatttttctatttttctatttttctatcttttttccttttttatttcgactatgttagtcacattttcttttttacgttttaacgacattcaattagctggttgtcacggtaaagatagatacgtctacctttatcaaggacacatgatagtgaactcgggtgattcgtagttattctgcctaagctcgaccctcattatcagaaggcaaaaattaagcccgcacgatattaagcctgttctaatgaccctgccacttctagttttccgatctgtttacttcacatccttgctctcacttgagtactatggctctaagtttcataactttccctacccagtaatctctagctaattgaatgtcgttaaaactatttttctatttttctatttttctatttttctattttctatttttctatttttctatttttctatttttctatttttctatttttctatttttctatttttctatttttctatttttctatttttctatttttctatttttctatttttctatttttctatttttctatttttctatttttctatttttctatttttctatttttctattttcctatttttctatttttctttttttctatttttctatttttctatttttctatttttctatttttctatttttctacttttctacttttctatttttctatttttctatttttctatttttctatttttctatttttctatttttctatttttctttttttctatttttctatttttctatttttctatttttctatttttctatttttctatttttctatttttctatttttctatttttctatttttctatttttctatttttctatttttctatttttctatttttctatttttctatttttctatttttctatttttctatttttctatttttctatttttctatttttctatttttctatttttctatttttctatttttctatttttctatttttctattttcctatttttctatttttctttttttctatttttctatttttctatttttctatttttctatttttctatttttctttttttctttttttctatttttctatttttctatttttctatttttctatttttctatttttctatttttctatttttctatttttctatttttctatttttctatttttctatttttctatttttctatttttctatttttctatttttctatttttctatttttctatttttctatttttctattttcctatttttctatttttctatttttctatttttctatttttctatttttctatttttctatttttctatttttctatttttctatttttctatttttctatttttctatttttctatttttctatttttctatttttctatttttctatttttctatttttctttttttctatttttctatttttctatttttctatttttctatttttctatttttctatttttctatttttctatttttctatttttctatttttctatttttctatttttctatttttctatttttctatttttctttttttctttttttctatttttctatttttctatttttctatttttctatttttctatttttctatttttctatttttctatttttctatttttctatttttctatttttctatttttctatttttctatttttctatttttctatttttctatttttctatttttctatttttctatttttctatttttctatttttctatttttctatttttctatttttctatttttctatttttctatttttctatttttctatttttctatttttctatttttctatttttctatttttctatttttctatttttctatttttctatttttctatttttctatttttctatttttctatttttctatttttctatttgtctatttttctatttttctatttttctatttttctatttttctatttttctattttgctatttttctatttttctacttttctatgtttctatttttctatgtttctatttttctatttttctatttttctatttttctatttttctatttttctatttttctatttttctatttttctatttttctatttttctatttttctatttttctaattttctatttttctattttttctatttttctatttttctatttttctatttttctattttttatttttctattttcctaTCTTTCTAtgttttctgagatttttcttTATCTATTTTtctctttctttatttttttttctatttttgcttttatttatttgagattttgaatttaatttttcaattttcctatTTTTTGATAACATTTTTATTTCCCCATTTTTATATATTTCTATAATTCCATTTTTCCATATTTGAACTTTGCTATTCCTCTTTTGCTGTTTTCCAGTTCCTCAAATTTCCTTTTCTTATGCATTTAGTACATTTTTTCAGTATTCTATTTTCATTGTATAAACGTTTTCCAATTTGCATAGTTCTCCGTTTTAAAGACGTGTTCTATATTTGGCATTACTAGATTTTTATCTGTTTTCTTTGCTTTTTTCCAAgttcaataatatttttgccatttttcaaattcaacagttttttatttttttgcatctttttaTTTCTTATAGTATTATTTCTATTCATTTTTCAATCATGCCTTTCTTCTCTATTTCTATATAATCTCCCTTAGCatattcttttgattttttttattcctctaatttcaatttttatatgcTTTCCTATCTTTCCATTCTTCTGTGATTCTATAGTCGAATTGTGTTTTGCAGCAGCATGATATGTACTTGCCAACGGCATAATTGTCGTTGGAGTTGGAACAGTTGCGCAATTTCTTTACGCTTTCTGGTACCCTATTCTGATCAGGAACTATAACAATACGCCTTACATGTTGTATAGTGTCGTCACCCTTTGTGTTGAAAGACAATGCGAAGCAACCTGTTGTGAATATTAGCCAAGAGGTTTCTTTCCTCACCATCAACCAAACAATAGTCGCTCTTCTAGTTCTCGAATCTACCTGGCGTTTAAAACAATAGCCAATTTTTACTGTTGTGTTGACATCCTTCGTTTCAAATTTCCGTACCTAGCTCAAAGTGCATTCGAAAAATGTCCagaattttcgccttctatCGTAACAGATTTGCTACTAACATTGAAAATTCTTCCTGGGTGGGACTGGAACGCACGACGAACAACTTATGAGATCAAAGACTAATCCTCTATGTCACCGCATCAGTGTCCAAACGCttccaaattttgtgagatTTCACTTTCAAGACCGTGTTCTGAGTTTCATGAAAATGATTGGGAATAGCCGCTAAATTTGTGATCCTATCCAAAAGCACGccagaaccagttcacgaatcctTGAATAAAAGTGTGAGTTGCGTGAACATGTGCACGTGAGAATATTATGATTATACACAAAATTGCACATTTCATGAACTGGATGATGaaagttcatgattttgggatcacgaatcatgaaacagttcacgaGGCATGAAttaattcatgaataatattctaagTTTCAAGACTGTATAAGTATTTAGTACATAGTTGTATAGTGGGTAGGAAGCAATGTTTCTAGATTTATTAATTAAGTTACGATTCAACATTTGGTTTAAGAGTTGTCCATAAAGCTGTGAACTAATGCACAGGTGTTTTTGAATATCTCCCAATATCTCCCAATTGATATTAGTACTGTGCGAGTTCAGAATACAAATAAATCAGAAACGTTTTTAGTGGAGTTCTCCACTATCGAGCTGTTTTTTGAGATTAAATtacaatattttcaatttttattttgaaactacatgttttgacatttatgttataattttattcaaaaaaaaacattggcaACCTTGGAACGTCTGTTCCActaaaatgtttaatatttcattttcgGTTACAACACACGACTtttcattgaaaatgtccaccAGCTTATTGATGATGATGATCTTGTGAACCCACCATCAGTGCAAGGGCTACGCCAGTAGCTTCAATTGTTTTTAACAGCAAAATCAAATTTTGCTAGCAAACGACTTTCAATGTGTAGCGCTGTATGAAGGTGAAAATGGCCACAAGCTTATTGAGGTAAGAAATTCTGTTAACTAGTGTAATCTTTCAAAGAATACATAAAGCAAAGGTTTAAGAGTTTGATTTTCGACTAGTTTTAGgacttcaaaaattttaaaaccagtatttcaattcttttaaaacGTAATATTTCGTATACCGCACTCAACATAAACAGACCATATTACCACCAACTGCGCAGTTCGCTGAATGTGCATCAATCGTCGATGCCCAACACCCTTATTTTCTGatatttaaattgtttaaaatcctagcaaatttcaatttccatcTCACCTTCCATCCTTTTAAAAAGCATCCGTGAGACACAGCACGCCTATAGTAACGCCAGCTGTGCATGTCATATCGATTGGTTATTGATTTGCGTATTCCGTGTTCGATGTTCCCTTTTCTATCAACTAAAGCTTGTCTGCGTTAGCACAAAAGGGTTCGTAATTATATAATTTAATGGGAGATCcgttgaaaataaaaatgatgCGTTCAGATGAAGGTTACCGGCGGCGGATGCATGCGTAAATCGAATTATCCTATGTAGGTAAGTGTTATTTTTACGCGAAATATGCTAAAATTTAGGGGAAACCCCTTAAGAAGTGAATTGAGCGTGCATACCGGGGAAAGGATTAAATACACAGGGTTGCGACATTGAACAGCAGCTGATGGTTTGGAAGCGCTGCTGAACAGCTGTTGGAGCGATCAGGAACAAAAACCTCAATTCATCACCAATAGGTATGGCCATCAAACTGCCCCTAGAAGGTGTGATAGTCGTTATTCAGCTCGGTAACTTGATACCGAGTTCAACCCCATCGGAATCTCCGTGTGACGTATGAGATGAAACGAAAAATTTCTGTTTTTGTGAACTACCTCCACGCGCGCTGGTGCAAACCAACTTGTTTCGGAAACCTGTTTGATTGTATGTACTCATGCTTATAAGCCTAaacatttaaagatttttgcCGTTCCTCAATCAGTAAGTCAGTTCAGTAGAAAAGCTACACGAATGTTCTCCTATTTTCACATTTatctaaatatataaataatattatCATACACAGTCACAGCAATCATGAATACAAGTGCATACGACGATGCAATCGTTTTCCAAGAACGGGATCCCTCTGTCATAAAGAATATTCTTGACATGCTGTTGAATGAAACGTAAGTTTTCCTATCGAGCTTAACAGGACAGGCTAGGAATAAATTTACCAAAATTTCCTACTAGCGATATAACattgaaagatcgtcgtgaagAAGAGCATCAGATGAAGTCGAGTACTTTACTAAAAGAAACCTTTCATTTCGTGACGGGCAGCGGAGAGGAATTTATTGTTCATAGTGAAACCTTGGACGGTAAGTTTCGACgagttaaaaaaaacaaaatccaTACATCAACGAGTAACGTTTTGAACATTTGTTAACTTCTTACAgatactaataaaataaaagtggTATCAAATTTCGACCCAGCAGATACTGCCACCATGAAGCTGCTACTGTCGCTAGTTGGAGGTGGAAACGTTAAATCGATTACTATTAGAAAACCTCGGAACCGATTATCAAGATAATATGAGGTATATGTTAACGGAGCCGACCACTTCCTTAtggtcatcggggaaggaaaagAATGTTAGTGTGGCAAACGTCGCTATGACAACCGACTCTGCATTTTCACGTTTGCAACGGGGAGAAGACTGTGTTATTGAGATGCGATAAAAGTTAAGCCAATCTGGATTCAACTTAAGTGGTTGCGTATGTTACCGTCCCTTTTGTTCATAACAAGTGAGAGACATCTGGGTTGGAGTTTTTTTGGTAGTTTGTAAGAATTAGCGTGTAAgtgtttaaaattattttctatttgtttATCTGGCTCTGTGTTTATATATTGTCGTTAGTATAATTTTCTTGCTATAattgttatatttttgtttaatataGGATAAGTTTACTAACcccggaaaaaaaattaataaaccaATAATTAGGCAGCGTATGTTTTCGGAATACTATAAAATTGTTAACGTTACCTTTTGAGAAACTACGGACGCACTGCTATATACCGACCCAGACCTCAAAAAGAGACCTTTTGCGTCCACCCCGGAACATCCATACCAGGTGTTGGGGCTTATCAAAGGTTCCCTTAAGGAACCGTGATTAAGTGCCCGGGCCAGCAGCAGCCGTACTTCTCAAAcggtaatatataaaaaaaaaaccctttttgTAACGGAAAAACCGCAACGCTTAAAAGACGGAAAAAGACCGCATTAATAGCCAAACCCTGTAAAATGTTCCCGAAATATTTGAACAGCCAAAATTATACCACTTCGAAGGGATATTTTGGCGGCTCATCACTACTGCATCCTGCACGTCAACGGGGGCGGGAGAGAGAGCATGAAGATCGCAGAATAATGGAAAGGGAGAGGAGATGGTAAGtgatgattgaaatgaaaaggcAGTCGATGATAGATCATCAAGCCAAGCGAACGCGAAAAAGTCAGGCCCTCGAAAATCCGATCGAGGACGGCGGCGAAAAAGTGACTTGTGCCGTGAAGAATATTTAATTAGTATAAATCGCCACAGTGCTCTTTTCCTTCGAGAACCCACGGGATCGAAGTAGCCAGTGTGGGACACGCCAGAATAGATCACCCATCGGAACCACACCGTCAGCCCCGGCGAGGCCCTGCGTTCAGCTACAGGCACGGTTTTGAAGCAGTCGCTGATGCTTGGGAACGGACCGAAGTACCCCGATTTCCTCACCACCACCTTCAGCAAGAATACGACGTGACACCCCTCGCCGCGGTGAATCGACGCGCATCTCCTAAGTGGTGGGAGATTCTGGCCGACGGAACGTGCAGCACTTCAGGCGGCACACTAGCCGAACAACGTCATCTTACGGCGGTTGAACCGTCACATCGACTAAGCAAGAAGGTACGATTCTCTCCTCTCCCTCCCCAATATACATCAATGGGCCCCATCGATTAACCGACAGTGCGGTACCGATATTCCGGAATCGGGAAATAAAGAAGTTCTATTATGTTAATTCTGTTTCTTTCCATTCAGAGCCAGTACTCCTTGCGTAGTTGTCTCTCGCTAATTTCACCTCGTAAAAAGGGTAAGTTTCGGGTTGTTCGAGTCCTCCCTGATACGGTTGCCGACCCTGAGTGAAAATCTAATTGAGCTAGTTGGGTCGAGTGTGTGAACCCGCACTTACAATTGGCGATCcttctaaaaataaaaatattctaatCTTCAATTAGAATATTTTACCCGTACTCAGGGAGACTCGAAAATAATTCGTCACGTGTCTCGATCATTTTCTTTAGATTTCCCTCCTTGAGTTCCCACGTGAGATGAAAACTGTTTGAACCATTGGAGTAAGAAACCGCGTGTACAAAGTTTGTTGAAAGCCACGTTTAGTTGATTGTGTTCCATTGTTCCAACGCACCTCCTCGAATTTCATAGTGCTTGGGTTAGGATCATTCGGTCACGCTGTTTTCTTCAAATATATTTCCAACAGTAGGACAGTCGAGCTTAGGGAAAGAGATCAGTATGTTTTCTAGAGAAAACGTGCTAAAAAGCTACGCAGATTTGCGCGTAGATTTTTTGGATGGGGATGAGTTAGAGGTGGAGCTCGCTATGAGGGGTATTATTGTCACAGGGGAACCAACAATGTCACGACTTCGGCGCATGGTACGCGATGCGATGAAGCAAGAAAAGGGAAACGAGTATCGCGATAAAATTTTGTTGGAAACGCCGGAGCATGAATTAGAAGTTTGCCAGGCTAAATTAGATAAATTTGAAATGTCGGCCATGCTGAATTCCAATGTCGCCCCAAAAAACCAGTCTCTTTTGTTGCACTTAGCGAATCGTTTGGTGCTAGTGTCTAATAATTCAAGCGATTTAGAACAGCAGCGGGCAGAGGAGCTTTTAGCAAGAGTGATAAACCAACTGAACCTATATTATAGCAAGGGCCATGGCGCGCAACCGATACCGGGAAACAACTCGAACGTACCAGGCGAGGGCAGTGATGCAATTCCAAATCCGCACGATACAATAACTCCTATTGAACAGGAAATGGTGGACTGTTTTAAAAGATTAGGGGTTGCGGAAGCCGCCGGTGGCTCAACAGACCTCAGTAAATATAGAGACACACTTTTAGCACTCGAAACTGAGCTAAGCCTGttaagaaaattccggacaGATCATGAGTCTTTATCGAATAGTCTTTCCAACCAACAAGTTCAAGACGGTCATAATCAAAATATTCAGACTACCACATACCCAGCAATAGATAATATGATTAATCACAGTACCTCAAACACTTCAAATAG encodes:
- the LOC131684277 gene encoding uncharacterized protein LOC131684277, with the translated sequence MNTSAYDDAIVFQERDPSVIKNILDMLLNETDITLKDRREEEHQMKSSTLLKETFHFVTGSGEEFIVHSETLDDTNKIKVVSNFDPADTATMKLLLSLVGGGNVKSITIRKPRNRLSR